The Vidua macroura isolate BioBank_ID:100142 chromosome 27, ASM2450914v1, whole genome shotgun sequence genome includes a window with the following:
- the LOC128819702 gene encoding signal transducer and activator of transcription 5B isoform X2: MAVWIQAQQLQGEALRQMQALYGQHFPIEVRHYLSQWIESQAWDSIDLDNPQENVKATQLLEGLIQELQKKADHQVGEDGFLLKIKLGHYATQLQNTYDRCPMELVRCIRHILYHEQRLVREANNSPSPSGSLVDAMSQKHLQINQTFEELRLITQDSENELKKLQQTQEYFIIQYQENMRLQAQFSQLSQLGPQERMSRETTLQQKKASLEAWLHREAQTLQQYRVDLAEKHQKTLQLLRKQQTTILDDELIQWKRRQQLAGNGGPPEGTLDVLQTWCEKLAEIIWQNRQQIRRAEHLCQQLPIPGPVEEMLSELNGTITDIISALVTSTFIIEKQPPQVLKTQTKFAATVRLLVGGKLNVHMNPPQVKATIISEQQAKALLKNESTRNESSGEILNNCCVMEYHQATGTLSAHFRNMSLKRIKRSDRRGAESVTEEKFTILFESQFSVGGNELVFQVKTLSLPVVVIVHGSQDNNATATVLWDNAFAEPGRVPFAVPDKVQWPQLCEALNMKFKAEVQSSRGLTKENLVFLAQKLFNSTSSHLEDYSSTTVSWSQFNRENLPGRNYTFWQWFDGVMEVLKKHLKPHWNDGAILGFVNKQQAHDLLINKPDGTFLLRFSDSEIGGITIAWKFDSSERMFWNLMPFTTRDFSIRSLADRLGDLSYLIYVFPDRPKDEVFSKYYTPVLSKAVDGYVKPQIKQVVPEFVNASGDSAPGGATYMDQAPSPAVCSQPHYNMYTQNPDPVLDPEGDFDLEDTMDVARHVEELLRRPVDSQWIPHAQS; encoded by the exons ATGGCGGTGTGGATCCaggcccagcagctccagggcgAAGCCCTGCGGCAGATGCAGGCGCTCTATGGGCAGCACTTCCCCATCGAGGTGCGGCACTACCTGTCTCAGTGGATCGAGAGCCAGGCATG GGACTCCATCGACCTTGACAACCCCCAGGAGAATGTGAAGGCGACACAGCTTCTGGAGGGGCTgatccaggagctgcagaagaagGCAGACCACCAAGTGGGTGAGGACGGCTTCCTGCTGAAGATCAAGCTGGGGCACTACGCTACGCAGCTGCAG AACACGTATGACCGATGCCCCATGGAGCTGGTGCGCTGCATCCGGCACATCCTCTACCACGAGCAGCGGCTGGTGCGGGAGGCGAACAAT AGCCCTTCCCCATCTGGCTCCCTGGTGGACGCCATGTCCCAGAAGCACCTGCAGATCAACCAGACCTTCGAGGAGCTGCGGCTCATCACTCAGGACTCAGAGAATGAGCTCAAAAAGCTGCAGCAGACACAGGAATACTTCATCATCCAGTACCAGGAGAACATGCGACTCCAAG cccagttctcccagctctcccagctgggcCCCCAGGAGCGCATGTCGCGGGAGACGACGCTGCAGCAGAAGAAGGCATCGCTGGAGGCCTGGCTGCACCGTGAGGCCCAGACACTACAGCAGTACCGCGTC GACCTGGCTGAGAAGCACCAGAAGACGCTGCAGCTGCTGCGCAAGCAGCAAACAACCATCCTGGATGATGAGCTGATCCAGTGGAAGCGTcggcagcagctggcagggaatGGGGGCCCACCTGAAGGCACCTTGGATGTGCTGCAGACCTG GTGTGAGAAGCTGGCAGAGATCATCTGGCAGAACCGGCAGCAGATCCGCCGTGCCGAgcacctgtgccagcagctgccaatCCCAGGCCCAGTGGAGGAGATGCTGTCAGAGCTGAACGGAACCATCACAGACATCATCTCTGCCCTGGTCACCAG CACCTTCATCATCGAGAAGCAGCCCCCCCAGGTGCTGAAGACACAGACCAAGTTTGCAGCCACTGTGCGGCTCCTGGTGGGGGGGAAGCTGAATGTGCACATGAACCCCCCTCAAGTGAAGGCCACCATCATCAGCGAGCAGCAAGCCAAGGCCCTGCTGAAGAATGAGAGCACCCGCAA CGAGAGCAGCGGGGAGATCCTCAACAACTGCTGTGTGATGGAGTATCACCAGGCCACCGGCACACTCAGCGCCCATTTCCGCAACATG TCCCTGAAGCGGATCAAGCGCTCGGATCGCCGCGGTGCAGAGTCAGTGACAGAGGAGAAATTCACCATCCTCTTCGAGTCACAGTTCAGTGTCGGTGGGAATGAGCTGGTCTTCCAGGTGAAG acgctgtccctgcctgtggtggTGATTGTGCATGGGAGCCAGGACAACAATGCCACGGCCACCGTGCTTTGGGACAACGCCTTTGCTGAGCCT GGCCGCGTGCCCTTCGCTGTGCCTGACAAGGTGCAGTGGCCACAGCTCTGCGAGGCGCTCAACATGAAGTTCAAGGCAGAAGTGCAGAGCAGCCGCGGGCTGACCAAGGAGAACCTGGTGTTCCTGGCACAAAAGCTCTTCAACAGCACCAGCTCCCACCTGGAGGACTACAGCAGCACCACAGTGTCCTGGTCCCAGTTCAACCGG GAAAACCTGCCTGGGAGGAATTACACCTTCTGGCAGTGGTTTGACGGGGTCATGGAGGTGCTGAAGAAGCATTTGAAGCCGCACTGGAATGATGG GGCCATCCTGGGCTTTGTCAACAAGCAGCAGGCGCACGACCTGCTCATCAACAAGCCCGACGGGACCTTCCTCCTGCGCTTCAGCGACTCGGAGATCGGTGGCATCACCATAGCCTGGAAGTTCGACTCCT CTGAGAGGATGTTCTGGAACCTGATGCCTTTCACCACCAGGGACTTCTCCATCCGCTCCTTGGCTGACCGCCTCGGGGATCTCAGTTACCTCATCTACGTGTTCCCCGACCGGCCCAAGGACGAGGTGTTCTCCAAGTACTACACGCCGGTTCTCT CTAAAGCTGTGGATGGATATGTGAAGCCACAGATCAAGCAAGTGGTGCCAGA GTTTGTCAATGCATCAGGAGATTCTGCCCCTGGAGGGGCCACCTACATGGACCAGGCACCGTCACCTGctgtctgctcccagcctcATTACAACATGTACACCCAGAA CCCCGACCCTGTGCTGGACCCCGAGGGTGATTTTGACCTGGAAGACACGATGGATGTGGCAAGGCACGTTGAGGAGCTGCTGCGGCGCCCTGTGGACAGTCAGTGGATCCCCCACGCCCAGTCGTGA
- the LOC128819702 gene encoding signal transducer and activator of transcription 5B isoform X1, producing the protein MAVWIQAQQLQGEALRQMQALYGQHFPIEVRHYLSQWIESQAWDSIDLDNPQENVKATQLLEGLIQELQKKADHQVGEDGFLLKIKLGHYATQLQNTYDRCPMELVRCIRHILYHEQRLVREANNSPSPSGSLVDAMSQKHLQINQTFEELRLITQDSENELKKLQQTQEYFIIQYQENMRLQAQFSQLSQLGPQERMSRETTLQQKKASLEAWLHREAQTLQQYRVDLAEKHQKTLQLLRKQQTTILDDELIQWKRRQQLAGNGGPPEGTLDVLQTWCEKLAEIIWQNRQQIRRAEHLCQQLPIPGPVEEMLSELNGTITDIISALVTSTFIIEKQPPQVLKTQTKFAATVRLLVGGKLNVHMNPPQVKATIISEQQAKALLKNESTRNESSGEILNNCCVMEYHQATGTLSAHFRNMSLKRIKRSDRRGAESVTEEKFTILFESQFSVGGNELVFQVKTLSLPVVVIVHGSQDNNATATVLWDNAFAEPGRVPFAVPDKVQWPQLCEALNMKFKAEVQSSRGLTKENLVFLAQKLFNSTSSHLEDYSSTTVSWSQFNRENLPGRNYTFWQWFDGVMEVLKKHLKPHWNDGAILGFVNKQQAHDLLINKPDGTFLLRFSDSEIGGITIAWKFDSSERMFWNLMPFTTRDFSIRSLADRLGDLSYLIYVFPDRPKDEVFSKYYTPVLCESTPAKAVDGYVKPQIKQVVPEFVNASGDSAPGGATYMDQAPSPAVCSQPHYNMYTQNPDPVLDPEGDFDLEDTMDVARHVEELLRRPVDSQWIPHAQS; encoded by the exons ATGGCGGTGTGGATCCaggcccagcagctccagggcgAAGCCCTGCGGCAGATGCAGGCGCTCTATGGGCAGCACTTCCCCATCGAGGTGCGGCACTACCTGTCTCAGTGGATCGAGAGCCAGGCATG GGACTCCATCGACCTTGACAACCCCCAGGAGAATGTGAAGGCGACACAGCTTCTGGAGGGGCTgatccaggagctgcagaagaagGCAGACCACCAAGTGGGTGAGGACGGCTTCCTGCTGAAGATCAAGCTGGGGCACTACGCTACGCAGCTGCAG AACACGTATGACCGATGCCCCATGGAGCTGGTGCGCTGCATCCGGCACATCCTCTACCACGAGCAGCGGCTGGTGCGGGAGGCGAACAAT AGCCCTTCCCCATCTGGCTCCCTGGTGGACGCCATGTCCCAGAAGCACCTGCAGATCAACCAGACCTTCGAGGAGCTGCGGCTCATCACTCAGGACTCAGAGAATGAGCTCAAAAAGCTGCAGCAGACACAGGAATACTTCATCATCCAGTACCAGGAGAACATGCGACTCCAAG cccagttctcccagctctcccagctgggcCCCCAGGAGCGCATGTCGCGGGAGACGACGCTGCAGCAGAAGAAGGCATCGCTGGAGGCCTGGCTGCACCGTGAGGCCCAGACACTACAGCAGTACCGCGTC GACCTGGCTGAGAAGCACCAGAAGACGCTGCAGCTGCTGCGCAAGCAGCAAACAACCATCCTGGATGATGAGCTGATCCAGTGGAAGCGTcggcagcagctggcagggaatGGGGGCCCACCTGAAGGCACCTTGGATGTGCTGCAGACCTG GTGTGAGAAGCTGGCAGAGATCATCTGGCAGAACCGGCAGCAGATCCGCCGTGCCGAgcacctgtgccagcagctgccaatCCCAGGCCCAGTGGAGGAGATGCTGTCAGAGCTGAACGGAACCATCACAGACATCATCTCTGCCCTGGTCACCAG CACCTTCATCATCGAGAAGCAGCCCCCCCAGGTGCTGAAGACACAGACCAAGTTTGCAGCCACTGTGCGGCTCCTGGTGGGGGGGAAGCTGAATGTGCACATGAACCCCCCTCAAGTGAAGGCCACCATCATCAGCGAGCAGCAAGCCAAGGCCCTGCTGAAGAATGAGAGCACCCGCAA CGAGAGCAGCGGGGAGATCCTCAACAACTGCTGTGTGATGGAGTATCACCAGGCCACCGGCACACTCAGCGCCCATTTCCGCAACATG TCCCTGAAGCGGATCAAGCGCTCGGATCGCCGCGGTGCAGAGTCAGTGACAGAGGAGAAATTCACCATCCTCTTCGAGTCACAGTTCAGTGTCGGTGGGAATGAGCTGGTCTTCCAGGTGAAG acgctgtccctgcctgtggtggTGATTGTGCATGGGAGCCAGGACAACAATGCCACGGCCACCGTGCTTTGGGACAACGCCTTTGCTGAGCCT GGCCGCGTGCCCTTCGCTGTGCCTGACAAGGTGCAGTGGCCACAGCTCTGCGAGGCGCTCAACATGAAGTTCAAGGCAGAAGTGCAGAGCAGCCGCGGGCTGACCAAGGAGAACCTGGTGTTCCTGGCACAAAAGCTCTTCAACAGCACCAGCTCCCACCTGGAGGACTACAGCAGCACCACAGTGTCCTGGTCCCAGTTCAACCGG GAAAACCTGCCTGGGAGGAATTACACCTTCTGGCAGTGGTTTGACGGGGTCATGGAGGTGCTGAAGAAGCATTTGAAGCCGCACTGGAATGATGG GGCCATCCTGGGCTTTGTCAACAAGCAGCAGGCGCACGACCTGCTCATCAACAAGCCCGACGGGACCTTCCTCCTGCGCTTCAGCGACTCGGAGATCGGTGGCATCACCATAGCCTGGAAGTTCGACTCCT CTGAGAGGATGTTCTGGAACCTGATGCCTTTCACCACCAGGGACTTCTCCATCCGCTCCTTGGCTGACCGCCTCGGGGATCTCAGTTACCTCATCTACGTGTTCCCCGACCGGCCCAAGGACGAGGTGTTCTCCAAGTACTACACGCCGGTTCTCTGTGAGTCCACGCCAG CTAAAGCTGTGGATGGATATGTGAAGCCACAGATCAAGCAAGTGGTGCCAGA GTTTGTCAATGCATCAGGAGATTCTGCCCCTGGAGGGGCCACCTACATGGACCAGGCACCGTCACCTGctgtctgctcccagcctcATTACAACATGTACACCCAGAA CCCCGACCCTGTGCTGGACCCCGAGGGTGATTTTGACCTGGAAGACACGATGGATGTGGCAAGGCACGTTGAGGAGCTGCTGCGGCGCCCTGTGGACAGTCAGTGGATCCCCCACGCCCAGTCGTGA